Proteins encoded by one window of Thermodesulfobacteriota bacterium:
- a CDS encoding (2Fe-2S)-binding protein — protein MKTLVTLNINGEDFEVPVAPTDFLVDVIRDRVGLTGTKKGCGIGDCGACTVLVQGRPVLSCLTLALSCVGKPVTTIEGLAETCGGEVGDSLHPVQRAFVEGGAIQCGYCTPGMILSTVALLERIPNPTADEI, from the coding sequence ATGAAGACGCTCGTCACCCTAAACATCAACGGGGAGGACTTCGAGGTCCCCGTGGCGCCCACCGACTTTCTGGTGGACGTGATCCGCGACCGGGTGGGGCTCACGGGCACCAAGAAGGGGTGCGGCATCGGCGACTGCGGGGCGTGCACCGTGCTCGTGCAGGGGCGCCCCGTGCTCTCGTGCCTGACGCTCGCGCTCTCGTGCGTGGGAAAGCCCGTCACCACCATCGAGGGCCTGGCCGAGACCTGCGGGGGCGAGGTGGGCGACTCCCTCCACCCCGTGCAGCGGGCCTTCGTGGAGGGGGGCGCGATCCAGTGCGGGTACTGCACCCCGGGGATGATCCTCTCCACCGTGGCGCTGCTCGAACGCATCCCCAACCCCACGGCCGACGAGATCA
- a CDS encoding FAD binding domain-containing protein gives MHLEPFDYQRPGSLRELEGLLTRHAGQCHLLAGGTDLLVLVKEKLLSPRLVLDVGDLAELQGIFRAPDGGLTILGGTKVSEIEASALVRECAPALAYAAAQLGSSQVRHMATMAGNCCHGSPSAETPPVLLAHGAEVTLSREGGERRLPIETFWLAYRKTALASGEYLKSFHLPALTARAAVAYRFQGLRRAMEIDMVNVGCYLELDAKKQKAAAVRIALGAVGPIPYRAVQAEAALAGAKIGPEFFEEAGRLAAEEAKPIDDVRASASYRRRLVAVLVSRAFAACAEELSGRKTR, from the coding sequence ATGCACCTGGAACCCTTCGACTACCAACGCCCCGGGAGCCTGCGGGAGCTCGAGGGGCTGCTTACCCGCCACGCGGGGCAGTGCCACCTTTTGGCGGGGGGCACGGACCTTCTGGTGCTGGTGAAGGAAAAGCTCCTCTCGCCGCGGCTGGTGCTCGACGTGGGGGATCTCGCGGAGCTCCAGGGGATCTTCCGGGCCCCCGACGGGGGGCTGACGATCCTCGGGGGCACCAAGGTCTCGGAGATCGAGGCGAGCGCGCTGGTGCGCGAATGCGCCCCGGCGCTGGCCTATGCGGCGGCCCAGCTGGGCTCCTCCCAGGTGCGCCACATGGCCACCATGGCGGGCAACTGCTGCCACGGCTCGCCCTCGGCGGAGACGCCCCCGGTGCTCCTGGCCCACGGGGCCGAGGTGACGCTCTCGCGGGAAGGGGGCGAGCGGCGGCTGCCCATCGAGACGTTCTGGCTCGCCTACCGAAAGACGGCGCTTGCGTCCGGGGAGTACCTCAAGAGCTTCCACCTGCCGGCGCTCACCGCGCGGGCCGCGGTGGCCTACCGGTTCCAGGGGCTGCGGCGGGCCATGGAGATCGACATGGTCAACGTCGGCTGCTACCTGGAGCTCGACGCCAAGAAGCAAAAGGCGGCCGCCGTGCGCATCGCGCTCGGGGCCGTGGGTCCCATCCCCTACCGGGCCGTGCAGGCCGAGGCGGCGCTTGCCGGAGCCAAGATCGGCCCGGAGTTTTTCGAAGAAGCCGGGCGGCTCGCCGCCGAGGAAGCCAAACCCATCGACGACGTGCGGGCGAGCGCGAGCTACCGCCGGCGCCTGGTGGCGGTGCTCGTCTCCCGGGCGTTTGCCGCCTGCGCCGAAGAGCTCTCGGGGAGGAAGACGCGATGA
- a CDS encoding class II fumarate hydratase, translating into MTHRIEKDTMGEVRVPAAALWGAQTQRALANGIPAGRLPWPLLAALLLVKKEAARANGELGLVPPPVADAVQRAAEELLASGDDAPFPLSPFQTGSGTSTNMNVNEVLANRAAELLGGERGRKDPVHPNDHVNRCQSSNDAFPTAIHVAAARVVREDVLPAAQALEEALRERAQAFDGVVKLGRTHWMDALPVTLGQELGAYARQVELGRERLEAAAAGLRELPLGGTAVGTGMNAHPEFAPRVIAGLARETGIPFVRAANAFEAQGARDACVAVSGALRGLAISLSKIANDLRWLASGPHGGLAEIRLPELQPGSSIMPGKVNPVVPEAVLQAAAQVLGNDLAVAQGGLGGAFELNLMMPLIGRNLLESAALLAGASRLLADKCVRGLAADPDRCRELLEGSLALATPLAEHIGYDATARLVQEARRRRIPLLQAARELGAVSEEVLGRLLDPRNMVGSRPRFDFPSGAAV; encoded by the coding sequence GTGACCCACCGGATCGAGAAGGACACCATGGGCGAGGTGCGCGTGCCCGCGGCGGCCCTCTGGGGCGCCCAGACCCAGCGGGCCCTCGCAAACGGCATCCCGGCCGGACGGCTCCCGTGGCCCCTTCTCGCCGCCCTGCTCCTGGTCAAGAAGGAAGCGGCCCGCGCCAATGGGGAGTTGGGGCTCGTGCCCCCCCCGGTTGCCGACGCCGTGCAGAGGGCGGCGGAAGAGCTCCTGGCGTCGGGAGACGACGCCCCCTTCCCCCTCTCCCCCTTCCAGACGGGGTCGGGCACGTCCACCAACATGAACGTCAACGAGGTCCTGGCCAACCGGGCCGCAGAGCTCCTGGGGGGCGAGCGGGGCCGCAAGGACCCGGTACATCCCAACGATCACGTCAATCGCTGCCAGTCCTCCAACGACGCCTTCCCCACCGCGATTCACGTGGCGGCCGCCCGGGTCGTCCGCGAGGACGTGCTCCCCGCCGCCCAGGCCCTGGAGGAGGCCCTTCGCGAAAGGGCCCAGGCCTTTGACGGGGTGGTGAAGCTCGGGCGCACCCACTGGATGGACGCCCTGCCGGTGACCCTGGGACAGGAGCTCGGTGCCTACGCCCGGCAGGTGGAGCTGGGCAGGGAGCGGCTGGAGGCGGCCGCCGCAGGGCTTCGGGAACTGCCGCTGGGGGGAACCGCGGTGGGAACCGGCATGAACGCCCACCCGGAGTTCGCGCCCCGGGTCATCGCCGGGCTGGCCCGAGAGACAGGCATCCCCTTCGTCCGCGCCGCAAACGCCTTCGAGGCCCAGGGAGCCAGGGACGCCTGCGTGGCGGTGAGCGGGGCGCTCCGGGGGCTCGCGATCTCCCTGTCCAAGATCGCCAACGACCTGCGGTGGCTCGCCTCGGGGCCCCACGGGGGGCTCGCGGAGATCCGCCTGCCCGAGCTCCAGCCCGGCTCCTCGATCATGCCGGGAAAGGTCAACCCGGTGGTGCCCGAGGCGGTGCTCCAGGCGGCGGCCCAGGTGCTCGGAAACGACCTGGCGGTGGCCCAGGGCGGTCTGGGCGGCGCCTTCGAGCTCAACCTCATGATGCCGCTCATCGGACGAAACCTGCTGGAGTCGGCCGCGCTCCTGGCGGGGGCCTCCCGGCTCCTGGCGGACAAGTGCGTCCGGGGGCTGGCTGCGGACCCGGACCGATGCCGGGAGCTCCTGGAGGGAAGCCTGGCGCTGGCCACCCCCCTGGCGGAGCACATCGGCTACGACGCCACCGCCCGCCTCGTCCAGGAAGCCCGGCGGCGCAGAATCCCCCTGCTCCAGGCTGCCCGCGAGCTGGGCGCGGTCTCGGAGGAGGTCCTCGGCCGCCTCCTCGATCCCCGCAACATGGTGGGGTCCCGACCGAGGTTTGACTTCCCTTCCGGGGCCGCCGTGTAA
- a CDS encoding tetratricopeptide repeat protein codes for MPTCRNGSPLAPATLVLAALALGWPAPAAPAPRTEAVERGSLRLAWDAHGSGRCREALVYLGEIRDESALAAEAAWLRADCLLELGRFEEAVAFLETSRGRGAQARDELLLNAYWDWAWDATGREGYDEALDILERARRALPEDAALGALAEATRFRKDLADALGKRDEGSLASGEAIALRPEGSPPRGAHWVRAYPWRKDLPWVPQVTAREWMPRLAERLEREAKVLWVKIPGGAMERQVAAEAAGRSVLAAGGSGQPLLLTDGSGSVALSVGEWAYRAAAEGLGIRGAARAVAGWAQERLAHRRDLLRWLQENRRDLSVEPRDDAVLLRHPKTGRTFHLDAAGWAGAFRDPGSDWAEFWADLQAELAKPPRPYRCFCGRQVFVRAVLLADPGEALVLEKGLGFAVVGAALCPLHHQYVTPALARSWGVGAAELAARVRQDAERHPWQLSFYRGEAAGQSYLVLEGEGVSALGRSPELLLGALEGVDGISARGRNVRVLAPTPSALVIAESELPDPAADAAAARVLLGRAARENSVERLDFRTLVRLPERGKGDFRLEHSE; via the coding sequence ATGCCGACTTGCCGCAATGGCTCCCCGCTCGCCCCGGCCACCCTCGTCCTGGCCGCCCTCGCCCTGGGATGGCCGGCGCCCGCCGCGCCGGCCCCCCGGACCGAGGCGGTGGAGCGGGGCAGCCTGCGCCTGGCCTGGGATGCCCACGGGTCAGGGCGCTGCCGCGAAGCGCTGGTCTACTTGGGGGAGATTCGGGACGAGTCCGCGCTCGCCGCCGAGGCCGCCTGGCTCCGCGCCGACTGCCTCCTGGAGCTGGGGCGCTTCGAAGAGGCCGTGGCGTTCCTGGAGACGTCTCGGGGCCGAGGGGCCCAGGCGCGCGACGAGCTCCTCCTGAACGCTTACTGGGATTGGGCCTGGGACGCCACCGGCCGAGAGGGCTACGACGAGGCCTTGGACATCCTGGAACGAGCCCGCCGAGCCCTGCCCGAGGACGCCGCGCTTGGGGCCCTGGCCGAGGCGACTCGCTTTCGCAAGGATCTGGCGGACGCCTTGGGAAAGAGGGATGAGGGAAGCCTTGCCTCGGGAGAGGCGATCGCGCTGCGGCCCGAGGGCTCGCCCCCCCGGGGCGCCCATTGGGTGCGGGCCTACCCCTGGAGGAAGGACCTCCCCTGGGTTCCCCAGGTCACCGCCCGGGAGTGGATGCCGCGTCTCGCCGAGCGCCTGGAGCGGGAGGCCAAGGTGCTCTGGGTGAAGATCCCCGGCGGGGCAATGGAGCGCCAGGTCGCGGCGGAAGCCGCCGGGCGGTCCGTCTTGGCCGCGGGCGGCAGCGGGCAGCCCCTGCTCCTCACGGACGGCTCCGGATCGGTGGCCCTCTCCGTCGGTGAATGGGCGTATCGGGCGGCAGCCGAGGGGCTCGGCATCCGGGGGGCGGCTCGTGCCGTCGCGGGCTGGGCGCAAGAGCGCCTGGCGCATCGGCGGGACCTCCTGCGTTGGCTCCAGGAGAACCGACGCGACCTCTCGGTGGAGCCGAGGGACGACGCCGTCCTCCTGCGGCACCCGAAGACGGGACGGACGTTTCACCTGGATGCCGCGGGCTGGGCGGGCGCCTTTCGCGATCCGGGCAGCGACTGGGCGGAGTTCTGGGCCGACCTCCAGGCGGAGCTCGCCAAGCCACCCCGGCCCTACCGGTGCTTCTGCGGGCGCCAGGTCTTCGTGCGCGCCGTCCTCCTGGCAGACCCGGGAGAGGCCCTGGTGCTGGAGAAGGGCCTCGGCTTCGCCGTCGTCGGGGCGGCGCTCTGCCCCCTGCACCACCAGTACGTGACCCCGGCGCTCGCCCGCAGTTGGGGTGTAGGCGCCGCCGAGCTCGCCGCACGCGTTCGGCAGGACGCCGAGCGGCACCCCTGGCAGCTCTCCTTCTACCGGGGAGAAGCCGCGGGCCAATCTTATCTCGTCCTGGAGGGCGAGGGGGTTTCCGCCCTGGGCCGCAGCCCCGAGCTCCTCCTGGGGGCGCTCGAGGGGGTGGACGGGATCTCGGCCCGCGGGCGCAACGTGCGGGTGCTGGCACCCACCCCTTCGGCCCTGGTGATTGCGGAAAGCGAGCTCCCCGATCCCGCTGCCGACGCGGCGGCGGCTCGGGTCCTCCTCGGACGGGCCGCCCGGGAGAACTCGGTGGAGCGGCTCGACTTCCGGACCTTGGTCCGCCTGCCCGAGCGGGGCAAGGGAGACTTTCGCCTGGAACACTCCGAGTAG
- a CDS encoding pyruvate carboxyltransferase: protein MPVLYIDKKQFAGKKVELSDISIRDGLQSLETIVDTDTKVKYLEGLILAGFKRLEVTNYGHPKFVPFFPDATEVLKRLLNSETKAPDGRTIGQMMKRNGGDVELTAVTIHETGAERAFKDFDRGLGPDRILQMTSTCPEHQKANSGKTHDQYFAMTEQTIKAAHSRGIVVNGTVSTIWGSPFEKFNKQYTMSEKLDIAISFVKRYLDCGADDIELADHDGSVTDYHKAYEFFSRVLDPKEMGTGPDGRDYSDPKLYIAHFHTKNMASALRNAAAALKAGIIRFESCMSGIGGQPANMVDGVAIPGREGDYYSDHFNHGLISTEDLVTMLHEIGVDTGIDQERLLALGRDFRAEVLDAFAARQAKLGRPSMPCRSLMLLNGHLPKSVTELYSA, encoded by the coding sequence ATGCCAGTTCTTTATATTGACAAGAAACAGTTTGCTGGAAAAAAAGTGGAACTCAGCGATATCAGCATCAGAGATGGCCTGCAGTCTCTGGAAACAATCGTGGACACCGACACCAAGGTCAAGTACCTGGAGGGCTTGATCCTGGCAGGGTTCAAGCGCTTGGAAGTCACGAACTACGGCCACCCGAAGTTCGTGCCGTTCTTCCCGGATGCCACGGAAGTACTGAAACGCCTGCTGAACAGCGAGACCAAGGCGCCGGACGGCAGGACGATCGGCCAGATGATGAAACGCAACGGCGGCGATGTGGAACTGACCGCCGTCACCATCCATGAGACAGGTGCCGAGCGCGCGTTCAAGGATTTCGACCGGGGACTCGGCCCGGACCGCATACTGCAGATGACATCCACCTGCCCGGAACACCAGAAGGCAAACTCGGGCAAGACCCATGACCAGTACTTTGCCATGACCGAGCAGACCATCAAGGCCGCCCACAGCCGGGGAATCGTGGTAAACGGTACCGTCAGCACCATCTGGGGCAGCCCCTTTGAGAAGTTCAACAAGCAATACACCATGTCGGAGAAGCTCGACATCGCCATTTCCTTTGTGAAGCGCTACCTGGATTGCGGGGCCGACGATATCGAGCTCGCCGACCATGACGGCTCGGTTACCGACTATCACAAGGCCTACGAGTTCTTCAGCCGCGTGCTCGACCCCAAAGAGATGGGTACCGGTCCGGACGGTCGCGACTATTCCGATCCGAAGCTCTACATCGCGCACTTCCACACCAAGAACATGGCCTCGGCCCTCAGAAACGCCGCAGCCGCTCTCAAAGCCGGAATCATCCGCTTCGAATCCTGCATGTCGGGCATCGGCGGGCAACCGGCCAACATGGTTGACGGGGTTGCCATCCCGGGACGTGAGGGCGACTACTACAGTGACCACTTCAACCATGGCCTGATTTCCACGGAAGACCTTGTGACGATGCTCCATGAGATTGGGGTTGACACCGGAATAGATCAGGAAAGACTGCTGGCCTTGGGGCGTGATTTCAGAGCCGAGGTGCTGGATGCGTTCGCCGCGCGACAGGCCAAACTCGGGCGCCCGTCCATGCCGTGCCGCTCATTGATGTTGTTGAACGGGCATCTACCGAAGAGCGTTACCGAGCTATACAGCGCGTAG
- a CDS encoding enoyl-CoA hydratase-related protein encodes MSESTVRVAREGGVCTITLNRPEVMNSVNVAMLRDLRAALEEVQFDADARCVIVTGAGEKAFCAGADLKERAGMAEVEVRRYIETIRNTFTLVENLPVPVIAAVNGIALGGGTELALASDLRIVSETATLGLTETSLAIIPGAGGTQRLPRIVGKAKAKELIFTARRIDAREALAIGLANKVVSPTSLMDEARAMADAITKNGPVAVRVAKRAVDRGMEMDLASALVFESTCYEITIPTEDRREGLAAFREKRKPAYKGR; translated from the coding sequence ATGTCCGAATCCACGGTCCGGGTGGCCCGGGAGGGCGGTGTCTGCACCATCACCCTCAACCGCCCCGAGGTGATGAACTCGGTCAACGTGGCCATGCTGCGCGATCTGCGGGCTGCCCTGGAAGAGGTGCAGTTCGATGCCGATGCGCGCTGTGTCATCGTGACCGGGGCCGGCGAGAAGGCCTTCTGCGCGGGGGCCGACCTCAAGGAGCGAGCCGGCATGGCCGAGGTTGAGGTGCGCCGCTACATCGAGACCATCCGCAACACCTTCACCCTGGTGGAGAACCTTCCGGTTCCGGTCATCGCGGCGGTCAACGGCATCGCCCTCGGGGGAGGCACCGAGCTCGCCCTGGCGTCGGACCTGCGCATCGTGTCCGAGACGGCCACCCTGGGCCTCACGGAGACCAGCCTGGCCATCATTCCGGGCGCAGGGGGCACCCAGCGGCTGCCCCGCATCGTGGGAAAGGCCAAGGCCAAGGAGCTCATCTTCACCGCCCGCCGTATCGACGCCCGGGAGGCCCTGGCCATCGGGCTTGCCAACAAGGTGGTCTCGCCAACCTCCCTGATGGACGAGGCGCGGGCCATGGCGGACGCCATCACGAAGAACGGGCCCGTTGCCGTGCGGGTGGCCAAGCGCGCCGTGGACCGGGGGATGGAGATGGACCTTGCGAGTGCGCTGGTCTTCGAGAGCACCTGCTACGAGATCACGATCCCGACCGAGGACCGCCGCGAGGGCCTGGCCGCGTTCCGGGAGAAGCGCAAGCCGGCCTACAAGGGGCGCTAG
- a CDS encoding hydroxymethylglutaryl-CoA lyase yields the protein MFASLRKVLQSLPSRAAVVEVSARDGLQAVSQALSPARRAAWIRRLLDAGVPEAEAGSFVHPGRVPQMAGAAQVLKILQPYAERLWVLVPNRRGLEEALAAGARNLVCMVSATETHSRANLGRTVSQVLADLGALARDAHAAGARTRIAVSMAWIDPDEGAVAPERVVWLVRELGDAGFRELTLCDTYGGASPRAVAGLVEAVAPDFPPTQVGLHLHDTFGVAAANTLAGLAAGVRRFDGSIGGLGGCPFAPGARGNADMGHLAYLLHSLGVETGIDRPALARAATECLAELGTAGAAPCPPPAC from the coding sequence ATGTTTGCCAGTTTACGTAAGGTGCTTCAGTCTCTCCCCTCCCGGGCCGCGGTGGTGGAGGTCTCTGCCCGGGACGGCCTCCAGGCGGTGTCCCAGGCCCTCTCTCCGGCCCGGAGGGCGGCGTGGATTCGCCGGCTCCTGGACGCGGGGGTGCCGGAGGCCGAAGCGGGCAGCTTCGTCCACCCGGGGCGGGTGCCGCAGATGGCGGGCGCGGCCCAGGTCCTCAAAATCCTGCAGCCCTATGCCGAGCGCCTCTGGGTGCTGGTTCCCAACCGGCGCGGGCTTGAAGAGGCGCTGGCGGCCGGCGCCCGCAACCTGGTGTGCATGGTCTCGGCCACCGAGACCCACAGCCGCGCCAACCTGGGGCGAACGGTCTCCCAGGTGCTGGCGGACCTCGGGGCGCTGGCCCGCGACGCGCACGCCGCGGGGGCGAGGACCCGGATCGCGGTTTCCATGGCCTGGATCGACCCCGACGAGGGGGCGGTCGCGCCGGAGCGGGTTGTGTGGCTGGTTCGGGAGTTGGGCGACGCCGGCTTCCGGGAGCTGACCCTGTGCGACACGTACGGCGGAGCGTCGCCCCGGGCGGTGGCCGGGCTCGTGGAGGCCGTTGCCCCGGACTTCCCGCCCACGCAGGTGGGATTGCACCTGCACGACACCTTCGGGGTGGCCGCCGCCAACACCCTGGCAGGGCTGGCTGCAGGGGTACGCCGGTTCGACGGCTCCATCGGGGGGCTCGGGGGCTGCCCCTTCGCCCCGGGGGCGCGGGGCAACGCCGACATGGGCCATCTCGCATACTTGCTCCACAGCCTTGGAGTGGAGACGGGAATCGATCGGCCCGCCCTCGCGCGGGCCGCCACAGAGTGCCTCGCGGAGCTGGGGACGGCCGGCGCCGCACCCTGTCCCCCGCCGGCGTGCTGA
- a CDS encoding ABC transporter ATP-binding protein, with protein MPMDTPAQLQVDGIHLSFGGVNALMDVGFQVKQGEIFSIIGPNGAGKTSMLNCISGRYTPQRGRIAFENTEITGRPPALRSQLGISRTFQNIALFKGMTVLDNMLIGRHIHLKSGFLKGGIYLGPCQREEIEHRKFVEDIIDFLEIEHIRKKVVGTLAYGLQKRVELARALSLDPKLVLLDEPMAGMNLEETEDMVRYVLDINNEWGVTVVLVEHDMGVVMDISDRVVVLDFGQKIGEGTPEEVQKNPAVIRAYLGDEESVFLGR; from the coding sequence ATGCCCATGGACACCCCGGCCCAGCTCCAGGTGGACGGCATCCACCTGAGCTTCGGCGGCGTCAACGCCCTCATGGACGTCGGCTTCCAGGTAAAGCAGGGAGAGATCTTCTCGATCATCGGCCCCAACGGGGCCGGCAAGACGAGCATGCTCAACTGCATCAGCGGGCGCTACACTCCCCAGCGGGGGCGTATTGCCTTCGAAAACACCGAGATCACCGGACGACCCCCGGCCTTGCGGTCTCAGCTCGGCATTTCGCGCACGTTCCAGAACATCGCCCTCTTCAAGGGGATGACCGTGCTCGACAACATGCTCATCGGCCGCCATATCCACCTCAAGAGCGGCTTCCTCAAGGGGGGTATCTACCTGGGCCCCTGCCAGAGGGAGGAGATCGAGCACCGCAAGTTCGTCGAGGACATCATCGACTTCCTTGAGATCGAGCACATCCGCAAGAAGGTGGTGGGCACCCTGGCCTACGGCCTCCAGAAACGGGTTGAGCTCGCGCGCGCCCTGTCCCTGGACCCCAAGCTCGTGCTCCTGGACGAGCCCATGGCGGGGATGAACCTGGAAGAGACCGAGGACATGGTGCGCTACGTTCTCGACATCAACAACGAGTGGGGGGTCACGGTGGTGCTCGTCGAGCACGACATGGGCGTCGTGATGGACATCTCCGATCGGGTCGTGGTGCTCGACTTCGGCCAGAAGATCGGCGAGGGCACGCCCGAGGAGGTCCAGAAGAACCCCGCCGTCATTCGGGCCTACCTGGGAGACGAGGAGTCGGTGTTCTTGGGGCGGTAG
- a CDS encoding long-chain fatty acid--CoA ligase — translation MVHLPHDTLPKLLRHNAMKYGDGKVALREKEFGIWQPFTWKEYYEHVKYFCLGLVSMGLEKGDTISIIGDNRPEWVYAELAAQCAGAVGIGIYQDSILKEVSYIINHAASKFIVAEDQEQVDKVLDMGDELTTVRHVVYTDSRGMSKYDDDRLIFFPEVEEKGRQYEKDHPALFDQLVDATRTDEPAQICTTSGTTGNPKLAVLSHRNMISMAANLGEVDPKRETDEFVSFLPLPWIGEQMMGVASALLFGFTVNFPESPETATDNIREIGPHVLFSPPRVWENLAATVQVKIMDASWLKQFLYNRFLPVGYEWADLKFQKKQPSLAQKLRYALGYLLVFRALKDRLGFTFVRSASTGGAALGPDTFRFFHALGVNLKQIYGQTEISGISCIHRDGDINFDSVGKPIPETEVRIDNPDPQGVGEVVSRSPALFLGYYKNEEATRETILNGWLHSGDAGYFTPDGHLIIIDRMKDIMTMTSGERFSPQFIENKLKFSPYIKEAVCIGHQRDFVISMICIDFGIVGKWAEDRRINYTTYTDLAAKPEVYDFLEKEVRKVNATLVESQKVKKFILLYKELDADDDELTRTRKVRRGFIDEKYKDIIEGIYAGQEQIHIDTLIKYQDGKTSQLKTTLPVRTL, via the coding sequence ATGGTTCATCTTCCCCACGACACGCTTCCCAAGCTCCTGCGCCACAACGCCATGAAGTATGGGGACGGCAAGGTGGCCCTGCGGGAGAAGGAGTTCGGGATCTGGCAGCCCTTCACCTGGAAGGAGTACTACGAGCACGTCAAGTACTTCTGCCTCGGGCTCGTCTCGATGGGGCTCGAGAAGGGCGACACCATCTCCATCATCGGCGACAACCGCCCCGAGTGGGTCTACGCCGAGCTCGCGGCCCAGTGCGCGGGGGCCGTGGGGATCGGGATCTACCAGGATTCCATCCTGAAGGAGGTCTCCTACATCATCAACCACGCGGCCTCGAAGTTCATCGTGGCCGAGGACCAGGAACAGGTGGACAAGGTCCTCGACATGGGCGACGAGCTCACCACCGTGCGCCATGTCGTCTACACCGACAGCCGGGGAATGAGCAAGTACGACGACGACCGGCTGATCTTCTTCCCGGAAGTCGAGGAGAAGGGCCGCCAGTACGAGAAGGATCACCCGGCCCTCTTCGACCAACTCGTGGACGCAACCCGGACCGACGAGCCGGCCCAGATCTGCACCACGTCGGGAACCACGGGCAACCCCAAGCTCGCCGTGCTCTCCCACCGCAACATGATCTCCATGGCGGCGAACCTGGGAGAGGTCGACCCCAAGCGCGAGACCGACGAGTTCGTGAGCTTTCTGCCCCTGCCCTGGATCGGGGAACAGATGATGGGGGTGGCGAGCGCGCTCCTCTTCGGCTTCACGGTGAATTTCCCCGAATCTCCCGAGACCGCCACGGACAACATTCGGGAAATTGGTCCCCACGTGCTCTTCAGTCCGCCACGGGTGTGGGAGAACCTGGCCGCCACGGTGCAGGTCAAGATCATGGACGCCTCGTGGCTCAAGCAGTTCCTCTACAACCGGTTCCTGCCCGTCGGCTACGAGTGGGCGGATCTCAAATTCCAGAAGAAGCAGCCCTCCCTCGCCCAGAAGCTTCGCTACGCCCTGGGCTACCTCCTGGTCTTCCGAGCCCTCAAGGACCGGCTGGGTTTTACCTTCGTGCGCTCGGCCTCCACCGGGGGCGCCGCCCTGGGGCCCGACACCTTCCGGTTCTTCCACGCCCTCGGGGTGAACCTGAAGCAGATCTACGGCCAGACGGAGATCTCGGGCATTTCGTGCATTCATCGGGACGGGGACATCAACTTCGACTCCGTGGGGAAACCCATCCCCGAGACCGAGGTGCGCATCGACAACCCAGATCCCCAGGGGGTGGGAGAAGTGGTCTCCCGCAGTCCCGCCCTCTTTCTCGGTTACTACAAGAACGAGGAGGCCACCCGCGAGACGATCCTCAACGGCTGGCTTCATTCGGGCGACGCTGGGTACTTCACCCCGGACGGCCACCTCATCATCATCGACCGGATGAAGGACATCATGACGATGACGAGCGGGGAGCGCTTCAGCCCCCAGTTCATCGAGAACAAACTAAAGTTCAGCCCCTACATCAAGGAAGCGGTCTGTATCGGACACCAGAGAGACTTCGTGATCTCCATGATCTGCATCGACTTCGGCATCGTCGGAAAGTGGGCCGAAGACCGCCGGATCAACTACACCACCTACACAGACCTGGCCGCGAAACCCGAAGTCTACGACTTCCTGGAAAAGGAGGTACGCAAGGTCAACGCAACGCTGGTGGAGTCGCAGAAGGTCAAGAAGTTCATCCTGCTCTACAAGGAGCTCGACGCCGACGACGACGAGCTCACGCGTACTCGGAAGGTCCGTCGAGGCTTCATCGACGAGAAGTACAAGGACATCATCGAGGGCATCTACGCCGGCCAGGAGCAGATCCACATCGACACCCTGATCAAGTACCAGGACGGCAAGACCTCGCAGCTCAAGACGACGCTGCCGGTGCGGACACTCTAG